A single Drechmeria coniospora strain ARSEF 6962 chromosome 03, whole genome shotgun sequence DNA region contains:
- a CDS encoding tyrosine phosphatase: MTSKRSSRAYVDEAQYQADGYPKAAVTSCYGSRRDSRGSIKDDLVQLVQEMDDGQRNGVPPRDASSVARSVARAVAARDAMAATTRMVEKTAVAPPATMSDEYPAAPVVGRPVNFGVVVPGVYRSSYPKPDDYDFLRSLRLKTVVTLVKKDELDHALALFTSDNGIRQVVFNMKGTKKEAIPATLMAAILQLVMDKGNYPLLVHCNHGKHRTGCVVAVVRKFSGWDLDHVLDEYRTFASPKVRECDLDYINTFESSALALARKPARFTPQQTRTFFRALLFSTLIMVLWLVSGTHMTYVAAH, translated from the exons ATGACTTCCAAACGAAGCTCGCGCGCgtacgtcgacgaggcgcagTATCAAGCCGACGGCTACCCAAAGGCCGCCGTGACGTCGTGCTACGGCTCGCGACGCGACTCTCGCGGATCCATCAaggacgacctcgtccagctcgtccaggagatggacgacggccagcgcAACGGCGTGCCCCCGAGGGACGCCTCGTCGGTCGCCCGCTCCGTCGcgagggccgtcgccgcgagggacgccatggcggcgacgacgagaatggTCGAAAAGACAG CGGTCGCCCCGCCGGCGACCATGTCCGACGAGTACCCCgcggcgcccgtcgtcggacggCCCGTCAActttggcgtcgtcgtgccgggCGTCTACCGGAGCAGCTATCCCAAGCCCGACGACTACGACTTCCTGCGCAGCTTGCGGCTCAAGACGGTCGT CACGCTCGTCAAAAAGGACGAGCTCGATCACGCCTTGGCCCTGTTCACGTCGGACAACGGCATCCGCCAGGTCGTCTTCAACATGAAGGGCACCAAGAAGGAGGCCATCCCCGCCACCCTCATGGCCGCCATCCTCCAGCTCGTCATGGACAAGGGCAACTACCCGCTCCTCGTGCACTGCAATCACGGCAAGCATCGCACCGGctgcgtcgtggccgtcgtgagGAAGTTTTCCGGCTGGGACCTCGAtcacgtcctcgacgagtaCCGGACCTTTGCCTCGCCCAAGGTCCGCGAGTGCGACCTCGACTACATCAACACCTTTGAGTCGtcggccctcgccctcgcccgcaaGCCGGCACGCTTCACGCCGCAGCAGACGCGCACTTTTTTTCGCGCCCTGCTCTTCTCGACCTTGATCATGGTCCTGTGGCTCGTTTCCGGCACGCACATGACGTACGTCGCCGCCCACTGA
- a CDS encoding RNase H domain protein: protein MDPIRGTGRAFPSAFTPPSATATPGALFPPGIGHDAVPKVFRFIRRDDAKQILIYAGGACLDEDGQADAPAAWSFVFQPILHGRLGALSDTLEKQGPYGDEAPTRDRATLRAVVGALRSHAWDDEGFTTVVLAVDSDYVAEGATVGVRRWLRDGWQTSTGKAVENKDMWEMILGIIEELDRRGVDVQFWRIPPELNATATRTAKATAAAAAAKEKSPTKNDNTSGELA, encoded by the coding sequence ATGGATCCCATCCGAGGCACGGGGCGCGCCTTCCCCTCAGCGTTCACACCGCCCTCGGCAACCGCGACCCCAGGCGCGCTCTTCCCACCAGGcatcggccacgacgccgtgCCGAAGGTGTTTCGTTTCATCCGCCGAGACGACGCCAAGCAGATTCTCATCTACGCCGGCGGTGCCTgtctcgacgaggatggacaGGCCGACGCCCCGGCTGCGTGGTCCTTTGTCTTTCAACCGATCCTCCATGGACGTCTCGGCGCCCTCTCGGACACTCTCGAGAAACAGGGGCCCTACGGAGATGAGGCACCGACGAGGGACAGGGCAACACtgcgtgccgtcgtcggtgccctTCGCTCCCACGCGTGGGACGACGAAGGATTCACGACtgtcgtcttggccgtcgactCCGACTACGTTGCCGAGGGTGCCACCGTCGGCGTACGTCGCTGGCTTCGTGACGGCTGGCAGACGAGCACGGGCAAAGCCGTCGAGAACAAGGACATGTGGGAGATGAttctcggcatcatcgaggAGTTGGACCGCAGAGGCGTCGACGTTCAGTTTTGGAGAATACCGCCGGAGCTGAACGCGACCGCCACCCGAACcgcgaaggcgacggcggcggcggcggcggcaaaggagAAATCGCCAACGAAAAACGACAACACATCGGGGGAGTTGGCGTGA
- a CDS encoding acyl-CoA dehydrogenase, whose protein sequence is MAPDPKLDLDDGIPWSEPAWQRNVASPYYKPSHRRLRDAIRRYIDANVLPHALEWEAEGDVPVEVARRFVQSGIPLDDVPATYRPSHVPNLAGVPHDQLDAFHTLVMADEMARIEGGVGIALAGASSIGAPPIIHHGTEEQRARWLPGLFTRETSFCLGVTEPGAGSDVARITTTAQKTADGLFYVVNGAKKWITGSPWASHMTTAVRTGGSGVGGISVLVIPMDAAGVQVHRIHNSGQNAGGASLVDLDNVRVPVANLVGAENAGFGVIMRNFNRERFLLAVACNRKSRTCLAMSFQYAMRRETFGRPLLRNQVIRRKLVELAHRVEAHWAWLEQLAFCVDAAPLGWQSPDIAATVALLKIQGGQMVELAAREAQQVFGGAGYQRGTGPGATVEQISRDLRMLVVGGGSEEIISDLVIRQELSLAAGGSKL, encoded by the exons ATGGCGCCTGACCCgaagctcgacctcgacgacggcatccccTGGAGCGAGCCCGCGTGGCAGCGCAACGTAGCGTCGCCCTACTACAAGCCCTCGCACCGCCGTCTGCGGGACGCCATCCGTCGGTACATCGACGCCAACGTCCTCCCGCACGCGCTCGAGTGGGAGGCCGAGGGGGACGTCCCCGTCGAGGTCGCGCGGCGGTTCGTGCAGTCGGGCATCCCGTTGGACGACGTGCCGGCGACGTATCGTCCCTCTCACGTGCCTAACCTCGCGGGCGTGCCTCACGACCAGCTCGACGCCTTCCACACgctcgtcatggccgacgagatggcgcgcatcgagggcggcgtcggcatcgccctcgccggcgcctcgtCCATCGGCGCGCCGCCCATCATCCACCACGGCACCGAGGAGCAGAGGGCGCGCTGGCTGCCCGGCTTGTTCACGCGCGAGACGAGCTTCTGCCTCGGCGTCACGGAGCCCGGAGCCGGGTCCGACGTGGCCCGcatcacgacgacggcgcagaaGACGGCGGATGGCCTCTTCTACGTCGTCAACGGGGCCAAGAAGTGGATCACCGGCTCCCCCTGGGCCTCCcacatgacgacggccgtccgCACCGGCGGCTCCGGCGTCGGTGGCATCTCCGTGCTCGTCATCCCCatggacgccgccggcgtgcaGGTGCACAGGATCCACAACAGCGGTCAGAACGCCGGGGGCgcgtccctcgtcgacctcgacaacGTGCGCGTGCCCGTGGCCAACCTCGTGGGGGCCGAGaacgccggcttcggcgtcaTCATGCGCAACTTCAACCGCGAGCGCTTCCTGCTGGCCGTGGCCTGCAACCGCAAGAGTCGCACGTGTCTGGCCATGTCCTTCCAGTACGCCATGCGTCGCGAGACGTTTGGCCGGCCGCTGCTGCGCAATCAGGTCATCCGccgcaagctcgtcgagttGGCCCACCGCGTCGAGGCGCACTGGGCTtggctcgagcagctcgccttttgcgtcgacgccgcacCCCTCGGCTGGCAGAGCCCGGACATTGCCGCCACCGTGGCCCTGCTGAAGATTCAAGGCGGCCAGATGGTCGAGCTGGCCGCTCGCGAGGCCCAGCAGGTCTTTGGAGGTGCCGGCTATCAAAGGGGCACGGGACCCGGCGCGACCGTTGAGCAAATCAGCCGCGACCTGCGCATGTTG GTCGTCGGAGGTGGAAGCGAGGAAATCATATCCGACCTCGTCATACGACAGGAGCTGTCTCTCGCTGCAGGGGGAAGCAAGCTGTGA